Proteins co-encoded in one Thermochromatium tepidum ATCC 43061 genomic window:
- a CDS encoding YifB family Mg chelatase-like AAA ATPase — MALCILYSRGRFGIEAPPVTVEVQLSGGLPAISIVGLPEMAVRESKDRVHGALVNNKFQTPNGRVTINLAPADLPKEGGRFDLPIALGILGASGQLQTETLERYEFIGELALSGELRPVQGVLPIALATRASGRALILPRANAAEAALVEGLEVRPATHLRAVCAHLDGIEPLPLQSGSERIQAQPVYPDLADVRGQEHGKRGLEIAAAGRHSILMIGPPGAGKSMLAMRLPGLLPPLSESEALEAATIRSVGGRDPFDPSRWLERPFRSPHHTASAAALVGGGTQPRPGEISLAHHGVLFLDELPEFDRRVLEVLREPLEAGWIDIARAARQVRFPARFQMVAAMNPCPCGYLGDSTGRCRCSPDQVARYRRRLSGPLLDRIDLHVEVLRLDVEQLTRPAARATETTAQVRARVMAAHERQLARAGKSNAELMPAEIERDCALDAAGRKLIEQALTRLALSARAYHRILKVARTIADLGGAERIDTTHLSEAIGYRRLDRGVKV, encoded by the coding sequence TTGGCCCTCTGTATCCTTTACAGCCGTGGGCGGTTTGGGATCGAGGCGCCGCCGGTCACGGTCGAGGTTCAGCTCTCGGGCGGACTGCCGGCGATATCGATCGTCGGTCTGCCCGAGATGGCGGTGCGCGAGAGCAAGGACCGGGTGCATGGCGCGCTCGTCAACAACAAATTCCAGACCCCCAATGGGCGGGTCACGATCAATCTCGCACCTGCGGATCTGCCCAAAGAGGGCGGGCGTTTCGATCTGCCGATCGCGCTCGGTATCCTGGGGGCCTCAGGCCAGCTCCAGACCGAGACGCTCGAACGCTATGAGTTCATCGGCGAGTTGGCGCTTTCCGGCGAGTTGCGTCCGGTCCAGGGTGTGCTGCCCATTGCCTTGGCGACCCGCGCGTCTGGGCGGGCGCTGATCCTGCCCCGCGCCAATGCTGCCGAGGCGGCCCTGGTCGAGGGGCTCGAGGTGCGCCCGGCCACGCATCTGCGCGCGGTCTGCGCCCATCTCGACGGGATTGAGCCACTGCCGCTCCAATCTGGCTCAGAACGCATCCAGGCCCAGCCTGTCTATCCGGATCTGGCCGATGTGCGCGGTCAGGAGCACGGCAAGCGCGGGTTGGAGATCGCTGCCGCCGGAAGGCACTCGATCCTGATGATCGGGCCGCCCGGTGCCGGCAAGTCCATGCTGGCGATGCGCCTGCCCGGGTTGCTGCCGCCCTTGAGCGAATCCGAGGCGCTGGAGGCAGCGACGATCCGCTCGGTCGGTGGGCGTGACCCCTTCGATCCGTCGCGCTGGCTGGAGCGCCCCTTCCGCTCACCGCATCACACGGCCTCGGCGGCGGCCCTGGTCGGCGGTGGCACCCAGCCACGACCGGGCGAGATCTCCCTGGCGCATCATGGCGTGCTCTTTCTCGACGAGCTGCCTGAGTTTGATCGTCGGGTGCTGGAAGTGCTGCGCGAGCCGCTGGAGGCGGGCTGGATCGACATCGCGCGTGCGGCACGTCAGGTGCGTTTCCCTGCGCGGTTCCAGATGGTCGCGGCCATGAATCCCTGTCCTTGTGGTTATCTGGGCGACAGTACCGGGCGCTGCCGTTGCAGTCCAGACCAGGTGGCGCGTTACCGCCGGCGTCTGTCCGGTCCGCTGCTCGATCGCATCGATCTGCATGTCGAGGTCTTGCGCCTGGACGTGGAGCAGCTCACCAGACCGGCGGCGCGCGCGACCGAGACCACGGCCCAGGTGCGCGCCCGTGTCATGGCGGCGCACGAACGACAGCTGGCGCGCGCTGGCAAGTCCAATGCCGAGCTGATGCCCGCCGAGATCGAGCGCGACTGTGCGCTCGATGCCGCGGGACGGAAGCTGATCGAGCAGGCCCTGACACGACTGGCGCTCTCGGCGCGCGCCTATCACCGGATTCTCAAGGTGGCGCGCACCATCGCCGACCTGGGCGGCGCCGAGCGCATCGACACGACACATCTGAGCGAGGCCATTGGTTACCGCCGGCTCGATCGGGGCGTCAAAGTTTGA
- the ubiK gene encoding ubiquinone biosynthesis accessory factor UbiK, whose amino-acid sequence MLDPKHFDDLFQRLSSAMPKGLQVLQEDINRNLRASLEAGLSRLDLVTREEFDVQSAVLARTRAKLSMLESRVAALEQALAASGDRTG is encoded by the coding sequence ATGTTGGACCCAAAACACTTCGATGATCTGTTCCAGCGCCTGTCTTCGGCCATGCCGAAGGGGCTCCAGGTCTTGCAGGAGGATATCAACCGCAATCTACGCGCATCGCTGGAAGCGGGGCTGTCGCGTCTCGATCTGGTCACGCGTGAGGAGTTCGACGTGCAGTCGGCGGTGCTGGCGCGCACGCGCGCGAAGCTTTCGATGCTGGAGTCGCGGGTGGCGGCCCTGGAGCAAGCCTTGGCGGCGTCCGGGGATCGAACCGGCTGA
- a CDS encoding TorF family putative porin, whose translation MKTQRISALVASGLLVVGASASQVALAAKTHSVSANLGAVSNYIWRGQSQTQDGPAIQGGLDYAHESGFSAGTWVSNVDFGDDINDINYELDFYTGFGGSISDDLSYALKLIYYAYPDGRDSDFSEIGASATYKWLTAGVDYTLYGQADDADGVADGESTYIEGDLYYHASLDFELPFELGLSLRGGYYDFRYNEGGNDYAHWGVTLSRKAGDFGTFSLNYDQIGRDTYDDDPRVWVGWLKEF comes from the coding sequence ATGAAGACACAGAGAATAAGCGCGCTCGTTGCATCCGGCCTCCTAGTCGTGGGCGCGAGCGCCTCGCAGGTCGCACTCGCTGCAAAAACGCACTCGGTCAGCGCCAACCTCGGCGCCGTCAGCAACTACATCTGGCGCGGCCAGAGCCAGACCCAAGATGGTCCGGCCATCCAGGGCGGTCTGGATTATGCCCACGAGAGCGGTTTTTCGGCCGGCACCTGGGTCTCGAACGTGGACTTCGGCGACGACATCAATGACATCAACTATGAGCTCGATTTCTACACGGGATTCGGCGGCTCGATCAGCGACGACTTAAGCTACGCACTCAAGCTCATCTACTACGCCTATCCAGACGGGCGCGATTCCGACTTTTCCGAGATCGGGGCAAGCGCCACCTACAAGTGGCTGACCGCCGGCGTCGATTACACCCTCTATGGTCAGGCCGACGATGCCGATGGCGTCGCCGACGGCGAGTCGACTTACATCGAGGGCGATCTCTACTACCACGCCAGCCTCGATTTCGAGCTGCCCTTTGAACTGGGTCTGAGCCTACGCGGCGGCTATTACGACTTCCGCTACAACGAGGGCGGCAACGACTATGCACACTGGGGTGTGACGCTCAGCCGCAAGGCTGGTGACTTCGGTACCTTCAGCCTCAACTACGACCAGATCGGACGCGACACCTATGACGACGACCCCAGGGTCTGGGTCGGCTGGCTGAAAGAGTTCTGA
- the glnK gene encoding P-II family nitrogen regulator encodes MKLVSAIIKPFKLDDVREALGDLGVSGITVTEVKGFGRQKGHTELYRGAEYVVDFLPKIKVEIAVEDARVDQVIEAVSKAARTGKIGDGKIFVFALDQVIRIRTGETGADAL; translated from the coding sequence ATGAAACTGGTTTCAGCCATCATCAAACCCTTCAAGCTCGATGACGTGCGTGAGGCGCTCGGCGACCTCGGCGTCTCCGGGATCACGGTCACCGAGGTCAAGGGCTTCGGTCGCCAGAAGGGCCACACCGAACTCTATCGCGGCGCCGAATATGTCGTGGACTTCCTGCCCAAGATCAAGGTCGAGATCGCCGTCGAAGATGCCAGGGTCGATCAGGTGATCGAGGCCGTCAGCAAGGCCGCGCGCACCGGCAAGATCGGCGACGGCAAGATCTTTGTCTTCGCGCTCGATCAGGTCATCCGGATCCGCACCGGCGAGACCGGCGCGGACGCACTCTGA
- a CDS encoding ammonium transporter, translated as MRSTPFSKRLRLLLAVGLGLVPFLVLGQEETPRLDSGDTAWMLTATALVLFMTIPGLSLFYAGLVRAKNVLSVLMQCFVITAMMSLLWAIYGYSLAYTDGGSLQWLIGGFERLFLSGLTIDSINGTIPESLYMTFQMTFAIITPALIVGAFAERMKFSAMLVFMALWLTLVYVPIWHWVWGGGWIANLGAILGFTAEGGGAIDFAGGTVVHINAGIAGLMAALVLGPRKGYPGTAMPPHNLGLTVMGASMLWIGWFGFNAGSELAADGTAGMALTVTQLATATAALTWMFAEWINHGKPSVLGIATGAVAGLVAITPASGTAGPMGAIAIGCAGAFLAFIASTKLKRKLGYDDSLDVWGVHGVAGIVGAILTGVFASPLLGGSGLAEGIETMGAQVLIQIVSVLATLVYGGVLSLLILLTVKSTLGLRVTEEEETMGLDLSQHDERGYIL; from the coding sequence ATGAGATCGACGCCCTTTTCCAAACGCCTCCGACTGCTGCTTGCGGTCGGCTTGGGACTCGTGCCCTTCCTGGTTCTGGGTCAGGAAGAAACGCCAAGGCTCGACTCCGGCGATACGGCCTGGATGCTGACCGCCACTGCGCTGGTGTTGTTCATGACCATCCCCGGGCTGTCGCTGTTTTATGCCGGTCTGGTGCGTGCCAAGAACGTCCTATCGGTACTCATGCAGTGCTTTGTCATCACCGCCATGATGAGCCTGCTGTGGGCCATCTATGGCTATAGCCTGGCCTATACCGACGGTGGCTCCTTGCAGTGGCTCATCGGCGGCTTCGAGAGGCTCTTCCTCTCGGGCCTGACGATCGACTCGATCAACGGCACCATCCCAGAGTCGCTCTACATGACCTTCCAGATGACCTTTGCCATCATCACCCCAGCGCTCATCGTCGGCGCCTTTGCCGAGCGCATGAAGTTCTCGGCCATGCTGGTGTTCATGGCGCTGTGGTTGACCCTGGTCTATGTCCCGATCTGGCACTGGGTGTGGGGCGGTGGCTGGATCGCCAATCTGGGCGCCATCCTTGGATTCACCGCGGAAGGCGGCGGCGCGATCGATTTTGCCGGCGGCACCGTGGTCCACATCAATGCCGGTATCGCTGGTCTGATGGCTGCGCTCGTACTCGGTCCACGCAAGGGCTATCCGGGAACCGCCATGCCGCCGCACAACCTGGGTCTGACCGTGATGGGGGCCTCGATGCTCTGGATCGGCTGGTTTGGCTTCAATGCGGGTTCGGAACTCGCTGCCGACGGCACCGCCGGCATGGCGCTGACGGTCACCCAACTGGCCACGGCCACGGCAGCCCTGACCTGGATGTTCGCCGAGTGGATCAATCACGGTAAACCCTCGGTGTTGGGTATCGCCACCGGGGCGGTCGCCGGGCTGGTCGCCATCACCCCGGCCTCGGGTACCGCCGGCCCCATGGGGGCGATCGCCATCGGCTGTGCCGGTGCTTTCTTAGCCTTCATCGCCTCAACCAAGCTCAAGCGCAAACTTGGCTACGACGACTCGCTCGACGTCTGGGGCGTGCATGGCGTGGCCGGTATCGTCGGCGCCATCCTGACCGGTGTCTTCGCCTCCCCGCTCCTGGGCGGCTCGGGTTTGGCCGAAGGCATCGAGACCATGGGGGCCCAGGTGCTGATCCAGATCGTCTCGGTCCTGGCGACCCTGGTTTATGGCGGCGTGCTCAGTTTGCTGATCCTGCTGACAGTGAAGTCCACCCTGGGTCTGCGCGTCACCGAGGAAGAGGAGACCATGGGCCTGGATCTGTCACAGCACGACGAGCGCGGCTACATCCTCTAA
- a CDS encoding HD-GYP domain-containing protein: MSTLDGDAIQPISELKPVDLWPALHRRLQKLSPDSVNGPDLQTQLARLESTLTQALAEHPDDSLFVLVQMLHDPRHGYSVSHALLAAVTCQLVGPPAGIQGERLQALTRAALTMNIAMRALQDQLTAQVRPPDVEQRRAIEQHPIEGAKSLRRLGVSDETWLSLVEEHHETPDGRGYPRGKPVRDSLQHLLRMSDLFVARISPRRSRRALAPNAAVRNLYLETRDYAGELGAIFAKQVGMYPPGTYVRLQSGETAVVIRRGERVNFPLTVAIADPIGVPLSPPQVRDTQLPGLGIKRYVDPEEVRVRIDLRRLLERL, translated from the coding sequence ATGTCAACACTCGACGGTGACGCCATCCAACCGATATCCGAACTGAAGCCTGTGGATCTATGGCCGGCGCTGCATCGACGGCTCCAGAAACTCAGTCCCGACTCCGTCAATGGTCCGGATCTCCAAACTCAACTTGCTCGGCTCGAAAGCACGCTGACCCAAGCCCTGGCGGAACATCCCGATGACAGTCTGTTCGTACTCGTACAGATGCTTCATGATCCACGCCATGGTTATAGTGTCTCTCATGCACTGCTAGCGGCTGTGACCTGTCAGCTGGTGGGTCCGCCCGCCGGCATCCAGGGCGAACGACTCCAGGCGCTGACTCGGGCCGCGCTGACGATGAATATCGCGATGCGTGCCTTGCAGGATCAGCTCACGGCTCAGGTCCGGCCCCCGGATGTCGAGCAACGCCGCGCGATCGAGCAACACCCGATCGAGGGTGCCAAGAGCCTGCGTCGGCTGGGGGTGAGCGACGAGACCTGGCTGTCTCTGGTCGAAGAGCATCATGAGACCCCGGATGGCCGTGGCTATCCGCGGGGCAAGCCAGTGCGCGATTCGCTGCAGCATCTGCTGCGCATGAGCGACCTGTTCGTGGCCCGCATCAGCCCGCGCCGGAGCCGACGAGCCCTGGCGCCCAATGCGGCGGTGCGCAATCTCTATCTGGAGACGCGCGACTACGCCGGCGAACTCGGCGCCATCTTTGCTAAGCAAGTCGGCATGTATCCACCCGGAACCTATGTACGGCTCCAGAGCGGCGAGACAGCGGTCGTTATCCGGCGTGGAGAGCGCGTCAACTTTCCATTGACTGTCGCCATCGCCGATCCGATCGGCGTCCCGCTGAGCCCGCCTCAGGTCCGAGATACCCAGCTACCCGGGCTGGGCATCAAGCGCTACGTGGATCCGGAAGAGGTGCGCGTGCGCATCGACCTGAGGCGATTGTTGGAGCGACTCTAG
- a CDS encoding UDP-2,3-diacylglucosamine diphosphatase: MSDVKRMQPLKYRSIFISDLHLGFRGCQARFLLDFLRSTHCKQLYLVGDIVDLWAMKGGLYWPDAHNQVVRTVLEKVRTGTEVIYIPGNHDALFREHLDVRFGDVRVCDEVVHTTADGRRFLVLHGDKFDRVVQHSLWLARLGSHAYDRLLALNGFISRVRALFGLKYWSLAGYLKHRVKDAVSYIGNYEHAVATEAKQRGLDGMICGHIHHAEMRQIAGVTYCNCGDWVESCTALVEHHDGRLEVLRWTDAYPESLAAAPAPEPAIALARAG; the protein is encoded by the coding sequence ATGTCGGACGTCAAGCGTATGCAGCCACTCAAATATCGCAGCATCTTCATCTCGGACCTGCATCTGGGCTTTCGCGGCTGTCAGGCGCGGTTTCTGCTTGATTTCCTGCGGTCAACTCACTGCAAGCAGCTCTATCTGGTCGGCGACATCGTCGATCTCTGGGCGATGAAGGGCGGTCTCTACTGGCCAGACGCGCATAATCAGGTGGTGCGCACGGTGCTGGAGAAGGTGCGTACCGGAACCGAGGTCATCTATATCCCGGGTAACCACGATGCGCTTTTCCGCGAACATCTCGATGTCCGATTCGGCGACGTGCGGGTGTGTGATGAAGTGGTGCATACGACCGCCGACGGGCGTAGGTTCCTGGTGCTGCATGGCGACAAGTTTGATCGCGTCGTTCAGCACAGCCTGTGGCTCGCGCGGCTCGGTTCGCACGCCTATGACCGGCTACTGGCGCTCAACGGCTTCATCAGCCGGGTGCGCGCCCTCTTCGGACTCAAATACTGGTCGCTGGCCGGCTATCTCAAGCATCGGGTCAAGGACGCCGTCAGCTATATCGGCAACTATGAGCACGCCGTGGCCACCGAGGCCAAACAGCGCGGCCTGGACGGTATGATCTGCGGCCATATCCATCATGCCGAGATGCGCCAGATCGCCGGTGTGACCTACTGCAACTGTGGCGACTGGGTCGAGAGCTGTACTGCGTTGGTCGAGCATCACGACGGGCGGCTGGAAGTGCTGCGTTGGACCGACGCCTATCCCGAGTCGCTGGCCGCTGCGCCCGCTCCAGAACCGGCAATCGCCCTGGCGCGCGCCGGCTAG
- a CDS encoding argininosuccinate synthase, translating into MAHGAIKKVVLAYSGGLDTSVILRWLQEEYGCEVVTFTADIGQGEELEPARAKAQAAGVKEIYIDDLCEEFVSDFVFPMFRANALYEGEYLLGTSIARPLIAKRLIEIAAETGADAIAHGATGKGNDQVRFELTAYALNPDIKIIAPWREWDLLSRDKLMAYAERHGIAVEMKRDGTKSPYSMDANLLHISYEGYELEDPWVEPSPEMWRWTVAPEQAPDHPTTIEIGFEHGDPVAIDGRRLSPAKLLAELNRIGGANGIGRTDIVENRYVGMKSRGCYETPGGTILLKAHRAIESLTLDREAAHLKDELMPRYASLVYNGYWFSPERQMLQAAIDETQKVVNGEVRLKLYKGNVIVVGRKSESNSLFDAAIATFEEDAGAYNQGDATGFIRLNALRLRVAARKRG; encoded by the coding sequence ATGGCGCACGGCGCAATCAAAAAGGTGGTCCTGGCCTATTCCGGCGGACTAGATACCTCGGTCATCCTGAGATGGCTGCAAGAAGAGTACGGTTGTGAGGTGGTGACCTTCACCGCCGACATCGGTCAGGGCGAGGAGCTGGAACCGGCGCGCGCCAAGGCCCAGGCCGCCGGGGTCAAGGAGATCTATATCGACGATCTCTGCGAAGAGTTCGTCAGCGACTTCGTCTTCCCGATGTTTCGCGCCAATGCCCTCTATGAGGGCGAGTATCTGCTCGGCACCTCGATCGCCCGGCCACTGATTGCCAAGCGTCTGATCGAGATCGCCGCCGAGACCGGCGCCGATGCCATCGCCCATGGCGCGACCGGCAAGGGCAACGATCAGGTCCGCTTCGAGCTGACCGCCTATGCCTTAAACCCCGACATCAAGATCATCGCCCCCTGGCGCGAATGGGATCTGCTCTCGCGCGACAAGCTCATGGCCTATGCCGAGCGCCACGGCATCGCGGTCGAGATGAAGCGCGATGGCACCAAGTCACCCTACTCGATGGACGCCAACCTGCTGCATATCTCCTATGAGGGCTATGAGCTGGAGGATCCCTGGGTCGAGCCCAGCCCAGAGATGTGGCGGTGGACGGTGGCACCCGAGCAGGCACCTGACCATCCGACCACGATCGAGATCGGTTTTGAACACGGCGACCCAGTGGCCATCGATGGCCGGCGTCTGAGCCCGGCGAAACTCCTGGCCGAGCTCAACCGGATCGGTGGGGCCAATGGCATCGGGCGCACCGACATCGTCGAGAACCGCTATGTCGGCATGAAGTCGCGCGGCTGCTATGAGACCCCCGGCGGCACCATCCTGCTCAAGGCCCATCGCGCCATCGAGTCGCTCACGCTCGACCGCGAGGCGGCCCACCTCAAAGACGAGCTGATGCCGCGCTATGCCAGCCTGGTCTACAACGGCTATTGGTTCTCGCCTGAGCGCCAGATGCTCCAGGCCGCCATCGACGAGACCCAAAAGGTCGTCAACGGCGAGGTGCGGCTCAAGCTCTACAAGGGCAATGTCATAGTCGTGGGTCGCAAATCGGAGAGCAACAGTCTGTTCGATGCCGCGATCGCAACCTTCGAGGAGGATGCTGGCGCCTACAATCAGGGCGACGCCACTGGCTTCATCCGTCTGAACGCACTGCGGCTGCGTGTGGCCGCGCGCAAGCGAGGTTGA
- a CDS encoding gamma-butyrobetaine hydroxylase-like domain-containing protein, translating into MEQHILPIELNLRQQSRVLEILFEDGARFRLPCEYLRVYSPSAEVRGHSPATARLQVGKEGVNIRDLEPIGRYAVKIHFDDGHNSGLYDWAYLYKLGRAWQPLWYDYLRRLKEAGYERRGPDPFDELRARGEAPSELPAATTTTTHETR; encoded by the coding sequence ATGGAACAACACATCCTCCCGATCGAACTCAATCTGCGTCAACAATCGCGCGTGCTGGAGATCCTCTTCGAGGACGGTGCGCGTTTCCGACTGCCGTGCGAGTATCTGCGCGTCTATTCACCCTCGGCCGAGGTGCGTGGCCATTCGCCAGCGACGGCCAGGCTCCAGGTCGGCAAGGAGGGGGTCAATATCCGTGATCTAGAGCCGATCGGACGCTATGCGGTCAAGATCCATTTCGATGATGGGCACAATTCGGGTCTATACGATTGGGCCTATCTCTACAAGCTGGGTCGCGCCTGGCAACCGCTTTGGTACGATTATCTGCGCCGGCTCAAGGAGGCGGGATACGAGCGCCGCGGCCCGGATCCATTCGACGAGCTCAGGGCGCGCGGCGAGGCGCCGTCCGAGCTGCCAGCGGCCACCACTACGACGACGCACGAAACACGCTGA
- a CDS encoding DEAD/DEAH box helicase has translation MNTHFSEFLLPDALMRGLADAGYTTPTPVQAQVIPLAMEGLDLLVSAATGSGKTAAFLLPIMQRFIEGPRHDGGTRALILVPTRELARQIHDHFMRLGRYTRLTCGVITGGASKAHQIATLRKDPEILVATPGRLLEFLETGQADLSDLEFLVLDEADRMLDMGLAGDVLAIIRYSRPERQSLLFSATLKQRGLNRIIAHLLRDPRRVDIDPIRQQHPDIAHWLFLSDGLEHKQQQLLWLLRHETYDKALIFTNTREGAVALGNFLQGQQQRVAVLHGELDQRERNRVMGLWHSGRVNTLIATDLAARGLDVPGVQRVFNFDLPRRGDDYLHRTGRTGRAGETGVAISLVGPPEWNRMESITRYLNLTFELREIPGLKANFKGPVKRKKPTKPAKTRNKCTSRALVGAKQRKKERLRDRKNIGKRRVPSSVKAQEAGHAPLTRHLREDAKSGKD, from the coding sequence ATGAACACACACTTCTCTGAGTTTCTCCTTCCCGACGCGCTCATGCGCGGTCTGGCCGACGCAGGCTATACGACACCGACCCCAGTCCAGGCCCAGGTGATCCCGCTGGCGATGGAGGGCTTAGATTTGCTGGTCTCAGCGGCCACGGGCTCCGGCAAGACGGCGGCCTTTCTGCTGCCGATCATGCAACGCTTCATCGAAGGGCCGCGCCATGATGGCGGCACCCGCGCCCTGATCCTAGTGCCAACCCGCGAGCTGGCACGTCAGATCCATGACCATTTCATGCGTTTGGGCCGCTATACGCGCCTGACCTGCGGCGTCATCACCGGTGGCGCGTCCAAGGCCCATCAGATCGCGACCCTGCGCAAGGATCCCGAGATCCTGGTGGCCACCCCGGGGCGTCTGCTTGAATTTCTGGAGACGGGACAGGCGGATCTGAGCGACCTGGAGTTCCTGGTGCTCGACGAGGCCGACCGGATGCTCGACATGGGCCTCGCCGGCGACGTGCTGGCGATCATCCGCTACAGCCGTCCCGAGCGCCAGTCACTCCTGTTCTCGGCGACGCTCAAGCAGCGCGGTCTGAATCGGATCATCGCGCATCTGCTTCGTGATCCGCGGCGGGTCGATATCGATCCGATCCGCCAACAGCACCCGGACATCGCGCATTGGCTGTTTCTGAGCGACGGACTAGAACACAAGCAACAGCAGCTTCTGTGGTTGCTGCGTCACGAAACCTATGACAAGGCCCTGATCTTCACCAACACCCGCGAGGGGGCCGTGGCGCTAGGCAACTTCCTTCAAGGCCAACAGCAGCGGGTCGCCGTGCTGCACGGCGAACTCGATCAACGCGAGCGCAATCGCGTCATGGGGCTGTGGCATAGCGGGCGTGTGAATACGCTCATCGCAACCGATCTGGCCGCACGCGGACTCGATGTGCCGGGTGTGCAGCGGGTATTCAATTTTGACTTGCCGCGCCGGGGCGATGACTATCTGCATCGTACCGGACGTACCGGACGCGCAGGCGAGACCGGCGTGGCTATCTCGCTGGTCGGTCCACCTGAATGGAACCGGATGGAGAGCATCACGCGCTATCTCAACCTAACCTTCGAGCTGCGCGAGATCCCGGGACTCAAGGCCAACTTCAAAGGGCCGGTGAAGCGCAAAAAACCGACTAAACCGGCGAAGACACGCAATAAGTGCACATCTAGGGCCTTGGTCGGGGCGAAACAGCGCAAGAAGGAACGTCTACGCGACCGCAAGAACATCGGCAAGCGGCGTGTGCCGTCGAGTGTCAAGGCGCAGGAGGCGGGTCATGCGCCTCTGACGAGGCACTTACGCGAGGATGCCAAGTCGGGCAAGGATTGA
- a CDS encoding SAM hydrolase/SAM-dependent halogenase family protein, with the protein MSAQPAIERILLATDFGTDLYVGQIQARLHSLLPGIPCMGLMQDLPPFRPDLAAYLLPALLRDLPPNSLLLCVVDPGVGSARAGLLVRVEGHWLIGPDNGLLALVVRRAGDGAVWRIGWQPERMSASFHGRDWFAPSAARLVLGKDLQLAPLAPADMVGADWPDECPAIVYIDHFGNLMTGVRASSLADQAVLRIHGQPLPRARTFYEVEPGQAFWYENALGLIEIAVNQGRADRQLVLGVGETVEFG; encoded by the coding sequence ATGTCTGCTCAGCCTGCTATCGAACGTATTCTGCTCGCCACAGATTTTGGCACGGATCTCTATGTCGGTCAGATACAGGCGCGTCTGCATTCGCTATTGCCCGGTATTCCCTGTATGGGGCTCATGCAGGATCTGCCACCCTTCAGACCGGATCTCGCGGCCTACCTGCTCCCAGCACTGCTACGCGATCTGCCGCCTAACTCGCTTTTACTCTGTGTCGTCGATCCTGGGGTCGGAAGTGCGCGCGCTGGATTGCTGGTTCGGGTCGAGGGTCACTGGCTAATCGGGCCGGACAATGGTCTACTGGCGCTTGTGGTGCGACGTGCCGGCGATGGGGCGGTGTGGCGCATCGGCTGGCAGCCGGAGCGGATGTCGGCAAGCTTCCATGGGCGCGACTGGTTTGCACCGTCTGCCGCGCGGCTGGTGCTGGGCAAGGACCTGCAATTGGCTCCACTGGCACCGGCCGACATGGTCGGCGCCGACTGGCCAGACGAGTGCCCGGCCATTGTCTATATCGACCATTTCGGCAATCTGATGACGGGCGTGCGTGCGTCCAGTCTTGCTGACCAGGCCGTGTTGCGGATCCACGGACAGCCGTTGCCCCGCGCCCGTACCTTCTACGAGGTCGAGCCGGGACAGGCGTTTTGGTACGAGAACGCCCTGGGTCTGATCGAGATCGCGGTCAATCAGGGACGTGCCGATCGACAGCTTGTGCTAGGTGTGGGTGAGACGGTCGAGTTTGGCTGA
- the rplQ gene encoding 50S ribosomal protein L17: protein MRHRKAGRQLNRTSSHREAMFRNMASSLFRHELIKTTLPKAKELRRVAEPLITLAKTDSVHTRRLAFARLRDKEAVGKLFVELGPRYRSRPGGYLRILKCGYRHSDAAPMAYVELVDRPAKATVIEDDED from the coding sequence ATGCGTCACCGCAAAGCCGGAAGGCAACTGAATCGCACCAGCTCGCACCGCGAGGCCATGTTCCGCAACATGGCGTCATCGCTCTTTCGTCATGAGCTGATCAAGACCACACTGCCCAAGGCCAAGGAGCTGCGGCGCGTCGCCGAACCCTTGATTACCCTGGCTAAGACTGACTCGGTCCACACGCGCCGCCTGGCGTTCGCGCGTCTGCGTGACAAGGAGGCGGTCGGTAAGCTGTTCGTTGAGCTAGGCCCTCGTTATCGGAGCCGTCCGGGCGGTTATCTGCGTATCCTCAAGTGTGGCTACCGTCACAGTGATGCCGCTCCGATGGCCTACGTCGAGTTGGTCGATCGTCCGGCTAAGGCCACGGTGATCGAGGACGACGAGGATTGA